catttttattgcagatttggattcgttatgaaaaattaagcaacaattcgaaacattttttagaattgttcatagatgacgctataattggaaaaatactatttattagcgccatctattaaacattctaaaaaatgtttcgaataaatgttgcttaattttttatgacgaatccaaatctgcaatagaaAATGGacgttgctatttaagattttaaagttaccccccacccacCTCTAGGGGGTGAGATGGAGGGTCCTGTTTagcgttattcgataggtttttaaaaaatattaaatacatgatttttggtttttcatttggaagtgtatttttcgagatattagaccgtttctatagtttacctatggtatcacgataaattgttttttccgattatagcgccatctatccgtaattcgaaaaaatgtctcgaataaaagttacttacttttacataaggaatccaaatctgaaataaaaactcggggtttctatttaagatttaaaagttacccccaccctacCTCTAGGGAATGGAGTGGGGAACGTATTGGACGtcggatagatttttaaaaattattgaaaacgtatttctcagtttttcgatccgatgtttagttcgcgaaatattcgaccgttccgctagttttttgacaccctatatacagggtgtaacaaaaatacaggtcataaatttagtcacatattctgggaccaaaaatagttcgattgaacctaacttaccttagtacaaatgtgcacataaaaaaagttacagccctttgaagttacaaaatgaaaatcgatttttttcaatatatcgaaaactattcgagatattttattgaaaatagacatgtggcattcttatggtagtagtatcttaagaaaaaattatagtgaaatttgaacaccccataaaaattttatgggggttttgttcctttaaagccccccaaacttttgtgtacgttccaatttaattattattgtagtaccattagttaaacacattattttaaaaacttttttgcctctcagtactttatcgaaaagtcagtatttatcgagatattttgaatatatttgtcaaatccaccacatattggTATATGgcaaagtacgattatggagacttggtaataatgtgaaaatttatttatgatttacatttttaggtatattttgaaccatattaaaaagaagtaatatttcgataaaaagtgccttctcgaaaaaatacaaagaggcaaaaaagttttaaaaacactgtttttaactaatggtacaacagtaaaagtttaattcgaacatacacaaacatttggggggcttaaaggaacataacccccataaaatttttatgtaaacatattaaaaaagaagccgcaacttgataaaaactgccttatcgaaaaaatactaagaggcaaaaaagttttagaaatattgaatttaactaatggtatcacaaaaataatttaattggaacgtacacaaaagtttggggggtttaagggaacaaaacccccataaaatttttatggggtgcacaaatttcactataattctgttttaagatattcctggCATAAGAATtatacgtgtccattttcaataaaaaatctctaatagttttcgatatattcgaaaaaatcgattttcattttgtaacttcaaagggctgtaactttctttatgtgcatatttgtactaaggtaaattaggttcattcgaactatttttggtctcagaatatgcgattaaatttatgacctgtattttcgttacaccctgtatatactataTACTGCACAGGTATATACTATACAGGTATATACTACAACAGGTATATAATATACAAGTGTGAATTTTGACTGAAATTTCTATTCCTCATAACTTTTGAACAGTAATTCTGACATGTTTTTggtcatttttttcaatttcaattttggTCAATGGTTACTACAGTactaccacctaatcaactgatttattcaactTAGGAAAAAATCAAGCTccgttttaaaaaattatttctttctccaaaatttttttaaattaaattatttgacacaaaagaagaatgtatgtaatttatttaattcaaaatgctttcagaaaaaaggaaaaatgtatatttgacaaataaacattgctttttgcttaaattcgaAGAGGCAGGTGGGTaacagcttgaacattgaatttaagagaAGAgcaagcaatgtttatttgtaaaataaacgttttttctgTCTTCttatagcagtaaaatgtattttgaaataaataaattacataaattcttcttgtgtcaattaattcaattcaaaaaaacttttttgggcACTCTGTACAAggaattatattaatgtttatattactgagtagagaattgaatagcctttcaaaaGAACTAGCACataacccctattctcattttaaaaatcatcgattacgtcatcatccCAGGTGAcgaacgaatttattcctttcatttgcaccatactgtatattcttaagagagtaggcgcaaaatttcgggtcAATATCTTTTAAATGCATTTGTTgaaacctgagaaaactaataagtattttttttaaatttaaacggAGAACGAAATATTACATTAgtggccgaaagtccctgaaaacttctataatgtttattttaatgagttacaagcgtgaaaaagaagagaaaattttgtgtgacttttaatttcaaatatctcattcaaaagaaaccttagaatataatagaaatatgctttattgtcactgaaaattataaaattttatggacaaagattaacatagattcacgaaaaagatatacataacaataacaaaaacaattttataaaattagataaatcgtcaataaaaaaaatataaacaagttaaaaaagtgaagtaaaaaaacaaaaaccaatatattgcaaaattactataaattgcaaaattgaacatacaacataatataataaaacacaaacaaaggaactaataagtttaagctgctgtatgtgacacccaaatatatataaatacactttagttacttgtacattactgtgatttcttagttagtcattaagaaactcttctactgaataatatggtcttttagataaatgagcttttgtcattttacggaacttgagaaaggatgttgcagatttgagttgtaaagggagatggttgtatagtttttttgcggaatatagtatagatttctttactaacttagaagacgggatcggtaaatagacatcaaaagttgaatttctggtggaatagtcatgatgaggccttgctggaaagacatgcatgtgtttacgaattaagcaaacagtttctaaaatatacaaagatggaagagttaaaatttcgtgatctttaaagtaacttctgcaatgggttgttcttctgaggccaaacagatatcttattgctcttttttgtaatttgaaaataacatcaaattgggcagctgtactagacccccaaaaaggaagaccatatcgaagatgagactcgaataaagaaaaatatgttattttagaagatgctaaattgagttccttcgaaacagatcttatggcatagcaggccgaggcgagtttcttacttaacaaatcgatatgaagggaccatttgaggttgctgtctaaaagaataccaagaaattttacagaatcaacggtagagatctggctgctattcacaagcagtggttgaagagcacctttatatgataatgctaccgttttatccacgttaaaggagagtaagttagagtcagaccaggtttttatcgtaagaagatcagaagttatagttgcatgaagagttgcaatagttgagttgctccaagtgatactggtatcatcagcaaaaagaaaaatttttccatcgatttttaaattagtgatgtcatttataaagatcaggaaaagtagaggacccaatactgaaccttgtggtactccacatataatgtttttgagactagagtcagtatcatttgctctaaccaattgtttcctattatctaagtaagacttgaaccaattcaaagaaatacctcgaattccatagtaattaagttttttaatcaaaatgttgtgatttacacaatcaaaagctttggaatagtcacagaaaacagtggcagtataaagattattgtttagtgcttggtaaacctcgtgaagtacagaaaacatggcatcagttgtacatttattagttaagaagccgaactgattttgtgatagaatattgttatcaaagagaaaggacataagtcgggttttaatgagcctctcaataattttggagagtaccggtagtagggcaataggtctatagttgcaggcattagatttttcgccacctttatgaagaggaataataatggctgtctttaggcactctggaaatttaccgttttcaaaggaatcattaattagtgacacgaggagttctaacacattatctgtgagatttgagaagattttgcCTATTCTAAGTCTAATCTCGGTAATATTGCaatctttcattgtgcgtttaaatttttcaaaaatacttattagttttctaaggattcgaaaaaatgaatgcatccAAACAGAATTGGCCCAAAAATTTTGCGATTACGCTCTTAAACGAATAAAATCATCTAATATTTGACACCAAAAAAACTTATTGATACGTAGTTAAAGATTTTTCTCCTTATTTTTAGGAAATGTTCGCCGAAAATCTTCTAATCTTCAAAGTGATGAACGTAACTTAATaccaaataaaaagaagaagtcATCAAACCAGCCCATATACTCCAAATTTGATAAATTTTGCGAAAGTGGGAACAAATTCGTATGGTACACCTTCATATGGACCTATGGCTTAATAATGCACTGGAAAAGACCATGGATGTGGGACATCGAATCCTGCTGGAGAGACTTTGGAAATGGTTTGCCTCGCGACGTTTGGTACTACGGAGTCTTCTTGACGGCCACATACCTAGAAACTTGTGCAATGCACTTCGTAAGCGTGAGACGAAAAGACTCCAATATGATGCTTGTCCATCATATTTGCCTAATGGGCATAGTAGCAGTAGTGTGGCACTATGGTCTTTATGCGATCGGTACTCTAAACATGTTTTTGCACgatttttctgacatttttattGAACTTGCTAAATGTACAAAATATCTTAAATTTGAAGTTCCTACAAAAGTTTTATTCGTTATGTTCGTAGTGGCATGGTTAGTTTGCAGAATGTACCTCTATCCGACTTGGTTCTTGCGGTCTTGTATCGAAGATCGGTATGGTGTATTAAGAAAAATCAACTTGTACTACTATTGGAATGGagtcagtttagttttgttgggTCTGCATACCATATGGACGTATATGATTTTAAGATCAGTCGTAAGAGCCATTCGAACAGGAGTTCCAGAAGATGATAGATCTGACGATGATGATGATACCAAAGATGAATAAATAATGTTTTTATAGTCTTTTCTAattcattttaattaaattttaatcaaaattatTTCATTGTTTTTACTAGAAACACAAACTAATTTCATGGGACAACATGTAgggaaacatactgcggtcggtggTAACTTAGATCAGGTGGTATTTAGTGATTTTCTTGATAACTGCTTCTGAATTTCTCCTTTCGATACGTTTCATCCATCTGAGTCGCTGTGCCTTGATAAATTGCCAAATCGGACAGATTGCCAAATCCTTTAAAAAACTCTCTTATAGGTTGTAAGtgttctaaattaatttttacctaagtttcTTGGGCCTGCTTTTttccgaattatttttctctctaggatcctcaatttTTTTATGTCAGACACATTatttcagcaccatatgtgattaccgGTCTAATTGCTGTtgtgtaaattttcagtttagtattctgagtaagcttcttatctttgaggaagttgttGTAGTTTCAGCAGATTCTTTTTTCTGTCAGGATTTTTTGATTGATTACTATACTtatatcattagttccattaactgataCCCTAAGATATATAAAGTGTTCTACTTTTTCCAATATTTGccaatatttaaacttgtcacATTAACTGTCTATTTCTTGAGCTTACTAGGTATTttgtttgttttgatttattgccaaaccccttttggatgcttcctGGCACAACTTTacaaattcttcctttaaactgttcagGTTTCTTCTAATCAAAGCTATGTCGTCAGTgtacgccacaagttgcgacaTGTGTCGATGTTATATGTTTGTAATTGTATCTTTCTTTgtgtagctcttattgttccttctatagcgacattaagtagtgacgttgatagagacttgccctgtcgt
The window above is part of the Diabrotica virgifera virgifera chromosome 2, PGI_DIABVI_V3a genome. Proteins encoded here:
- the LOC114334109 gene encoding ceramide synthase 5-like gives rise to the protein MESNSSQIDDQQFGKFHPIVPFGAVAVPFLLVKFGISEFVVKRIAIHYGLHKGNVRRKSSNLQSDERNLIPNKKKKSSNQPIYSKFDKFCESGNKFVWYTFIWTYGLIMHWKRPWMWDIESCWRDFGNGLPRDVWYYGVFLTATYLETCAMHFVSVRRKDSNMMLVHHICLMGIVAVVWHYGLYAIGTLNMFLHDFSDIFIELAKCTKYLKFEVPTKVLFVMFVVAWLVCRMYLYPTWFLRSCIEDRYGVLRKINLYYYWNGVSLVLLGLHTIWTYMILRSVVRAIRTGVPEDDRSDDDDDTKDE